A stretch of Gossypium hirsutum isolate 1008001.06 chromosome A06, Gossypium_hirsutum_v2.1, whole genome shotgun sequence DNA encodes these proteins:
- the LOC107893838 gene encoding U-box domain-containing protein 17: MATAAIFSSLRRRRSPSLEAFLAPVDLTQVALLQTLAAVSSELISFFSDKPFFFQRRNFRSLIRKMEIFLVMLEYLRESGSRSMPSLPSTAILCFKELYLLLYRSKILLDYCAQSSKLWLLLQNHSISGHFHDLNQEISTLLDVFPINDVGLSDDVREQVELLQKHARKAKLYVDKSDENLRLRFFSFLNEFDNGRIPNHVDLRLFFVERLGIRDAKSCRSEIEFLEEQIVNHEGDIEPTACVLNGFVAITRYCRFLLFGFEEDEVQLPSRKQKKPRKGLITREIADTFITIPKDFCCPISLDLMRDPVIISTGQTYDRSSIVRWLEEGHCTCPKTGQMLIHTRLVPNRALRNLIMQWCTAHSVPYDPPEAADAPAESFAEALPIKAATEANKATTTLLVQHLANGSQGAQAIAAREIRLLAKTGKKNRAFIAEAGAIPHLCKLLSSSNPVAQENSVTAMLNLSIYDKNKSLIMDEDGCLRSIVEVLRLGLTTEARENAAATLFSLSAVHDYKKRIADQGGAIEALAGLLRVGTPRGKKDAVTALFNLSTHSDNYARMIEVGAVTALVGALGNEGVAEEAAGALALIVRQPIGAEAVGKEEMVVAGLITMMRCGTARGKENAVAALLELCRSGGAAATERVLKAPALAGLLQTLLFTGTKRARRKAASLARVFQRCENASLHFGGLGVGYAFAGNSTPPNRDPRFADDVSMPMSISVQVL, from the coding sequence ATGGCAACTGCTGCCATATTCTCTTCTCTAAGGAGGAGAAGATCGCCGTCTCTAGAGGCTTTCTTGGCTCCTGTTGACTTAACCCAAGTAGCTCTTCTTCAAACCTTGGCAGCCGTCTCCTCTGAGCTTATCTCTTTCTTTTCCGACAAACCTTTCTTCTTTCAGCGGAGGAATTTTCGATCTTTGATTCGGAAGATGGAAATTTTCCTTGTTATGTTGGAGTATCTGAGGGAGTCTGGATCACGGTCCATGCCAAGCTTGCCTTCAACAGCGATCTTGTGCTTCAAGGAGCTCTATTTGTTGCTCTATAGGTCCAAGATACTACTTGATTATTGTGCTCAATCCAGTAAGTTATGGCTTTTGCTTCAAAACCATTCAATTTCAGGCCATTTCCATGATTTGAATCAAGAAATTTCTACCCTTTTGGATGTTTTTCCAATAAATGATGTTGGATTGAGCGATGATGTTAGGGAACAGGTTGAGCTGTTGCAAAAACATGCTAGGAAGGCTAAATTGTATGTCGATAAAAGTGATGAGAATTTAAGgcttaggttcttttcttttcttaatgaATTTGACAACGGGAGGATTCCAAATCATGTGGACTTAAGATTGTTCTTTGTGGAAAGACTAGGAATTAGGGATGCTAAAAGTTGTAGGTCTGAAATTGAGTTCTTGGAGGAGCAAATTGTGAACCATGAGGGGGATATTGAACCTACGGCTTGTGTGCTTAATGGGTTTGTTGCAATTACCAGATATTGTAGGTTTTTACTATTTGGTTTTGAGGAAGATGAGGTGCAGTTGCCTTCTAGGAAACAGAAGAAACCGAGGAAAGGGTTGATTACTCGAGAGATCGCGGATACCTTTATAACTATCCCTAAGGACTTTTGTTGTCCGATATCTTTGGACTTAATGAGAGATCCGGTGATAATTTCGACAGGTCAGACGTATGATCGGAGTTCGATTGTTAGGTGGTTGGAGGAAGGCCATTGTACTTGTCCAAAGACGGGGCAAATGCTCATCCATACTCGCCTTGTTCCTAATCGGGCTTTGAGGAATTTGATCATGCAGTGGTGCACTGCTCATAGTGTCCCATATGATCCCCCGGAGGCTGCAGATGCACCTGCAGAGTCATTTGCTGAAGCTTTGCCAATCAAAGCTGCAACTGAAGCTAATAAAGCAACAACAACCCTTCTTGTTCAACATCTAGCAAATGGATCACAGGGAGCTCAAGCTATTGCTGCTCGTGAGATTCGCTTGCTGGCTAAAACAGGAAAGAAAAACCGCGCTTTTATTGCGGAGGCTGGGGCAATACCACATTTATGCAAGTTGCTGTCATCTTCAAACCCTGTTGCTCAAGAGAATTCTGTTACTGCAATGCTGAACTTATCcatttatgataaaaataaaagccTTATTATGGATGAGGATGGTTGTCTAAGATCGATTGTTGAAGTTTTGAGGCTCGGGCTCACAACGGAGGCGCGGGAAAATGCTGCAGCAACTTTGTTCAGCCTTTCAGCTGTTCATGACTATAAGAAGAGAATAGCAGATCAGGGAGGGGCAATTGAGGCCTTAGCAGGGTTGTTGAGAGTGGGGACTCCAAGAGGGAAGAAGGATGCCGTAACTGCTTTATTTAATCTGTCGACTCATTCGGACAATTATGCGAGAATGATAGAGGTTGGAGCAGTTACAGCACTTGTCGGAGCTTTGGGGAATGAAGGGGTTGCGGAGGAAGCTGCAGGTGCCTTGGCCTTAATTGTCAGGCAACCAATCGGGGCTGAAGCCGTGGGGAAGGAAGAAATGGTTGTGGCAGGGTTAATAACGATGATGAGATGCGGAACTGCAAGAGGTAAAGAGAATGCAGTTGCAGCACTGCTTGAGTTGTGCCGCAGTGGTGGGGCTGCTGCAACCGAAAGAGTGCTCAAGGCCCCAGCATTGGCTGGCTTACTTCAGACACTGTTGTTTACGGGTACGAAAAGGGCAAGAAGAAAGGCTGCATCACTTGCTAGAGTGTTTCAGAGGTGCGAGAATGCATCCTTGCATTTTGGTGGATTGGGTGTTGGATATGCATTTGCAGGCAATTCAACTCCTCCTAACAGGGATCCACGATTCGCGGATGACGTCTCAATGCCTATGTCTATCTCTGTGCAAGTATTGTAA